A stretch of the Fusarium musae strain F31 chromosome 2, whole genome shotgun sequence genome encodes the following:
- the NDE1 gene encoding NADH:ubiquinone oxidoreductase encodes MAEPPSSPPGPGASVEDTLGWYKSQYEQLESELAEFRDSSRELEQELEKDIERAEKQERHHQEKAEALGFEVEEWKRKYRESKTEASASQNALEKEITTLRDTNRTLQMKLRDIEVANDDFERQARNTTSSLEDMESKYNQAIERAVMMEEEIKIGEQEREQLRIESQRLREELGDLKIEAELLQDKIKKQESRHLSTISTDLSILESPTFDHPASPGSTASSPLITTPPDSKSPVPDEDTLSELPDPPSPPMSDVSGTLPKMASRTPAASRASVRSRLPSSDNSVTPKPRSKPPTKTTRAPGSRISTGGTTTMRTPANRAVGPRSASNKLPASNSLTHIRTLTAQMQRLEARVHSARSKLPGPTRTPPRASPRTSVYSSTNVPSSVTIRSRKRTGGSTASSVAGDDMTPTTGIPTPATKGSHVPRLSTSGVSRLSFGPLPNRGGPEEISRPSSRASVTSYARPPSRTAGEMIPRPVSRASLSGTRTPMGRPRSSMGGSIHGHSASISHLDLEEEDEGDFRTPSRRGTYSNGEGSAIPMPTIRRQSGSRRISANTMRSSVSGPRKLSDLGETY; translated from the exons ATGGCAGAGCCTCCATCCTCTCCGCCCGGTCCTGGGGCCAGCGTCGAGGATACCCTTGGCTGGTACAAGTCACAGTATGAACAATTAGAATCCGAACTGGCCGAATTCAGGGATTCGAGTAGGGAGCTTGAgcaggagctggagaaggataTCGAGAGAGCAGAGAAACAGGAgcgacatcaccaagaaaaGGCCGAAGCACTTGGtttcgaggttgaggagtggAAG AGAAAATACAGGGAATCGAAAACAGAGGCCAGCGCATCCCAGAATGCACTCGAGAAGGAAATCACCACACTTCGAGACACAAACAGGACTTTGCAAATGAAGCTGAGGGATATTGAAGTTGCCAACGATGACTTTGAGCGACAGGCGCGCAACACCACGTCATCTCTGGAAGATATGGAGTCAAAGTACAACCAGGCGATTGAGAGGGCTGTcatgatggaagaggagatcaagaTTGGCGAGCAGGAGCGTGAACAGCTACGTATCGAGTCACAGCGCTTGCGCGAGGAACTGGGCGACCTCAAGATTGAAGCAGAGCTTCTAcaggacaagatcaagaaacagGAGTCTCGCCACCTCTCCACCATTTCAACCGACCTTTCTATCCTCGAGTCGCCAACTTTCGACCATCCCGCCTCTCCTGGCTCTACAGCCAGCTCTCCTCTCATTACCACGCCTCCAGATTCCAAGTCGCCTGTACCAGACGAGGACACTCTCTCCGAACTTCCCGACCCGCCTTCGCCTCCCATGTCTGATGTCTCTGGAACTCTTCCCAAGATGGCATCGAGAACTCCCGCTGCTTCAAGGGCATCTGTTCGTTCTCGTTTGCCCTCATCAGACAACAGTGTCACTCCCAAGCCTCGATCTAAGCCTCCTACCAAGACGACTCGCGCGCCTGGCAGCCGCATCTCGACTGGCGGCACAACGACAATGCGCACGCCAGCCAACCGTGCAGTTGGGCCTCGCTCGGCTTCCAACAAACTTCCCGCCTCTAACTCTCTCACCCATATTCGAACCCTTACCGCCCAGATGCAACGCCTCGAGGCTCGTGTGCACTCCGCGCGATCTAAGCTCCCCGGGCCGACTCGCACTCCACCTCGCGCCTCACCTCGAACGTCGGTCTATAGCTCTACCAATGTGCCTTCGTCGGTTACGATCCGTTCTCGTAAGCGCACTGGTGGCTCTACCGCATCTTCGGTTGCAGGCGACGACATGACACCAACCACCGGAATTCCAACACCAGCAACCAAGGGAAGCCACGTGCCCCGTCTTAGCACGTCTGGGGTCAGCCGCTTATCATTTGGCCCATTGCCGAACCGTGGAGGTCCGGAGGAGATCAGCAGGCCGAGCTCACGTGCTAGTGTCACATCGTATGCCCGACCTCCCTCACGAACCGCCGGAGAAATGATCCCACGGCCCGTTTCACGGGCATCACTCTCAGGAACTCGAACCCCCATGGGCCGACCTCGCTCCTCGATGGGAGGATCGATTCATGGCCACTCTGCCAGCATTAGCCACCTGGACctagaggaagaggatgagggagATTTCCGAACGCCAAGCCGCAGGGGTACATACTCGAACGGTGAAGGCAGCGCTATCCCCATGCCAACAATCCGACGTCAGAGCGGTAGCCGAAGGATAAGCGCAAACACAATGAGGTCCAGTGTATCCGGTCCGAGGAAACTGAGCGACCTGGGAGAGACCTACTAA
- the CUT6 gene encoding Acetyl-CoA carboxylase (BUSCO:EOG092600T4~EggNog:ENOG41): MTEISAGAQEGANGRSVPYVNGKASYAEKFHIADHFIGGNRLENAPPSKVKDFVGQNDGHTVITNVLIANNGIAAVKEIRSVRKWAYETFGDERAIHFTVMATPEDLQANAEYIRMADHYVEVPGGTNNHNYANVELIVDIAERMNVHAVWAGWGHASENPKLPESLAASPNKIVFIGPPGSAMRSLGDKISSTIVAQHAEVPCIPWSGTGVDEVAVDDKGIVTVADDIYAKGCVTSWEEGLEKAKEIGFPVMIKASEGGGGKGIRKATEEEGFEALYKAAASEIPGSPIFIMKLAGNARHLEVQLLADQYGNNISLFGRDCSVQRRHQKIIEEAPVTIAKPDTFKAMEDAAVRLGKLVGYVSAGTVEYLYSHADDKFYFLELNPRLQVEHPTTEMVSGVNLPAAQLQIAMGIPLHRIRDIRLLYGVDPKTSSEIDFEFKNEGTSMSQRRPQPKGHTTACRITSEDPGEGFKPSNGVMHELNFRSSSNVWGYFSVGSQGGIHSFSDSQFGHIFAYGENRSASRKHMVMALKELSIRGDFRTTIEYLIKLLETEAFEDNTISTGWLDELISKRLTAERPETMLAVVCGAVTKAHIASEACMAEYRAGLEKGQVPSKDVLKTVFTIDFIYEGYRYKFTATRASVDSYHLFINGSKCSIGVRSLSDGGLLVLLDGRSHNVYWKEEVGATRLSVDSKTCLLEQENDPTQLRSPSPGKLVKYSVENGAHVRAGQAFAEVEVMKMYMPLVAQEDGVVQLIKQPGATLEAGDILGILALDDPSRVKQAQAFVDKLPAYGEPVVVGAKPAQRFSLLYNILHNILLGYDNSVIMANTLKELIEVLRDPELPYSEWNAQFSALHSRMPQKLDAQFTQIVERSKSRHGEFPAKALTKAFNKFLEDNVDAGDAGLLKGTLSPLTEVLDMYAEGQKNRELNVIKGLLEQYWEVENLFMNQPQEDAVVLQLRDQHKEDIMKVVHTVLSHSRVSSKSSLILAILEEYRPNKPKAGSIAKNLRETLRLLTELQSRPTSKVSLKAREIMIQCALPSLEERTAQMEHILRSSVIESRYGETGWDHREPSLEIIKEVVDSKYTVFDVLTMFFAHDDPWVSLASLEVYVRRAYRAYILKQIEYHQDENDAPQFVSWDFQLRKLGQSEFGLPLQSAAPSTPATPSGGEFNFKRIHSISDMSYLTGKWEDEPTRKGVIVPCKYIDDAEDLIAKALEALALEQKQKKKNTPGTPGLIPDLSGKRKPAQPKQHEEELSAVINVAIRDLESRDDREALEDILPIVEQFKDELLARGVRRLTFICGHSDGSYPGYYTFRGPEYKEDDSIRHSEPALAFQLELARLSKFHIKPVFTENKSIHVYEGIGKNVDTDKRYFTRAVIRPGRLRDEIPTAEYLISEADRVVNDIFDALEIIGNNNSDLNQVFINFSPVFQLQPKEVEESLQGFLDRFGIRAWRLRIAQVEIRIICTDPLTGEPYPLRVVITNTSGYVVDVDMYAERKSEKGEWVFHSIGGTHEKGPMHLMPVSTPYATKNWLQPKRYKAHLMGTQYVYDFPELFRQAIQNTWVKAVKAQPSLASQQPKTGDCISFTELVLDDKDSLDEVNREPGTNTCGMVGWIFRARTPEYPNGRRFIVIANDITYKIGSFGPKEDDFFHKCTELARKLGIPRIYLSANSGARLGLADELMGHFKVAWNNPEKQDSGFKYLYLDEETKTRFEKDVITEEVSEDGEKRHKIVTIIGKEDGLGVECLRGSGLIAGATSRAYNDIFTVTLVTCRSVGIGAYLVRLGQRAVQIEGQPIILTGAPALNNLLGREVYTSNLQLGGTQIMYRNGVSHMTANDDFAGVSKIVEWMSFVPEKRNSPVPVSPSVDDWNRDITYFPPQKQPYDVRWMISGREGENGFESGLFDKDSFVEALGGWAKTVVVGRARLGGIPMGVIAVEVRSVENITPADPANPDSIEQVSNEAGGVWYPNSAFKTAQAINDFNNGEQLPLMILANWRGFSGGQRDMYNEVLKYGSFIVDALVKYEQPIFIYIPPFGELRGGSWVVVDPTINSTAMEMYADTEARGGVLEPDGIIGIKYRKDKQVQTMARMDPTYAGLKKQLEDSSLSTEEADEIKKKMAIREKQLLPVYAQIAVQFADLHDRAGRMKAKGVVRDVLEWTNARRFFYWRLRRRLNEEYILRRMTSTIISTSHSQTATKNTETRDRYLHLLRSWSGIVDWEKNDQAVTEWYETERKTISEKVETLKSEVLAAEVASVVRGHAKAGWTGVREVLRVMPVEEREQILKYLQQ; the protein is encoded by the exons ATGACTGAGATCTCAGCTGGTGCCCAGGAGGGTGCCAATGGGCGGTCGGTGCCCTATGTCAATGGCAAGGCGTCGTATGCAGAGAAGTTCCATATTGCAGACCACTTCATCGGCGGCAACCGATTGGAGAATGCTCCTCCGAGCAAGGTCAAGGACTTTGTAGGCCAGAATGATGGTCACACTGTCATCACCAAC GTTCTCATTGCCAACAACGGTATCGCTGCCGTTAAGGAGATTCGATCAGTCCGAAAATGGGCTTACGAGACGTTCGGCGACGAGCGAGCTATTCACTTCACTGTGATGGCTACCCCCGAAGATCTGCAGGCCAACGCAGAATACATTAGAATGGCCGACCACTACGTCGAGGTTCCCGGCGGCACAAACAACCACAACTATGCCAACGTCGAGCTGATTGTGGATATTGCTGAGCGCATGAATGTCCATGCCGTCTGGGCTGGATG GGGTCACGCCTCAGAAAACCCAAAGTTGCCAGAGTCGCTGGCCGCCTCCCCCAACAAAATCGTCTTCATCGGACCTCCCGGATCTGCCATGCGATCACTAGGTGACAAGATTTCCTCCACAATTGTAGCGCAGCACGCCGAGGTGCCGTGTATTCCTTGGTCAGGAACAGGCGTCGACGAGGTCGCCGTCGATGACAAGGGCATCGTTACCGTCGCCGATGATATTTACGCCAAGGGTTGCGTAACATCATGGGAGGAGGGccttgagaaggccaaggagattgGGTTTCCTGTCATGATCAAGGCTTCcgaaggtggtggtggtaagGGTATCCGAAAGGCcaccgaggaggagggctTCGAGGCTCTCTACAAGGCCGCTGCCAGCGAAATCCCCGGTTCTCCCATTTTCATCATGAAGCTTGCTGGCAACGCTCGACATCTTGAGGTCCAGCTTCTTGCTGATCAGTACGGAAACAACATCTCACTCTTCGGTCGTGATTGTTCCGTTCAGCGACGTCACCAGAAGATTATTGAGGAGGCTCCCGTTACCATTGCGAAGCCCGATACGTTCAAGGCTATGGAGGATGCCGCTGTTCGTCTTGGTAAGCTCGTCGGTTACGTCTCTGCCGGTACCGTCGAGTACCTCTACTCTCACGCCGACGACAAGTTCTACTTCCTGGAGCTTAACCCTCGTCTCCAGGTCGAGCATCCTACTACTGAGATGGTCAGTGGTGTCAACCTGCCCGCTGCCCAGCTTCAGATTGCCATGGGTATCCCTCTCCACAGAATCCGTGATATTCGACTCCTGTACGGTGTCGACCCCAAGACCTCAAGCGAGATTGACTTCGAGTTCAAGAACGAGGGCACATCTATGAGCCAGCGACGACCCCAGCCCAAGGGCCACACCACTGCTTGCCGTATCACCTCCGAGGATCCTGGTGAGGGTTTCAAGCCTTCCAACGGTGTGATGCACGAACTCAACTTCAGGAGTAGCTCTAATGTCTGGGGTTACTTCTCCGTCGGTTCTCAGGGTGGTATTCACAGTTTCTCAGACAGTCAGTTTGGTCACATCTTCGCCTATGGTGAGAACCGTTCTGCGTCAAGGAAGCACATGGTCATGGCTCTCAAGGAGCTGAGCATTCGTGGTGATTTCCGAACCACCATCGAgtatctcatcaagcttctcgagaccGAGGCTTTCGAGGACAACACCATCTCCACTGGTTGGTTGGATGAGCTTATCTCCAAGCGTCTTACTGCTGAGCGACCCGAGACCATGCTTGCTGTTGTCTGTGGTGCCGTCACCAAGGCTCACATTGCCAGCGAGGCCTGCATGGCTGAGTACCGAGCCGGACTTGAGAAGGGTCAAGTGCCTTCTAAGGACGTTCTTAAGACTGTTTTCACCATCGACTTCATCTACGAGGGTTACCGTTACAAGTTTACTGCCACACGCGCCAGTGTCGACAGCTACcacctcttcatcaatggTTCCAAGTGCTCCATTGGTGTCCGTTCTTTGAGCGATGGTGGTCTCCTAGTCCTTCTTGACGGTCGCAGCCACAACGTCTACTGGAAGGAAGAGGTTGGTGCTACCCGTCTTTCCGTCGATAGCAAGACCTGTTTGCTTGAGCAGGAGAACGACCCTACCCAGCTTCGATCTCCCAGTCCTGGTAAGCTCGTCAAGTACTCCGTCGAGAACGGTGCCCATGTTCGTGCCGGCCAGGCTTTCGCCGAGGTCGAGGTCATGAAGATGTACATGCCTCTCGTTGCTCAAGAGGATGGTGTTGTCCAGCTCATCAAGCAGCCCGGAGCTACTCTCGAGGCTGGTGACATTCTCGGTATCTTGGCCCTGGACGACCCCAGCCGCGTTAAGCAGGCTCAGGCTTTCGTCGACAAGCTCCCCGCCTATGGCGAGCCTGTTGTTGTCGGTGCCAAGCCCGCCCAGcgcttctctcttctctatAACATCCTCCACAACATTCTTCTGGGTTATGATAACTctgtcatcatggccaacaccctcaaggagctcatTGAGGTTCTTCGTGATCCCGAGCTTCCCTACAGCGAGTGGAACGCCCAGTTCTCGGCTCTCCACTCTCGTATGCCTCAGAAGCTCGATGCTCAGTTCACTCAGATCGTTGAGCGCAGCAAGTCTCGCCACGGAGAGTTTCCCGCCAAGGCTCTTACCAAGGCTTTCAACAAGTTCCTCGAGGACAATGTCGACGCTGGTGATGCCGGCCTTCTCAAGGGCACTCTCTCCCCTCTTACCGAGGTCCTCGACATGTACGCCGAGGGCCAGAAGAACCGGGAGCTTAACGTCATCAAGGGTCTTCTTGAGCAGTACTGGGAGGTTGAGAACCTCTTCATGAACCAGCCTCAGGAGGACGCTGTTGTTCTTCAGCTGCGCGACCAGCACAAGGAGGACATCATGAAGGTTGTCCACACTGTTCTCTCTCACAGCCGTGTCAGCTCCAAGAGCTCTCTTATCCTGGCCATCCTTGAGGAGTACCGCCCCAACAAGCCTAAGGCTGGAAGCATCGCCAAGAACCTTCGCGAGACTCTCCGCCTACTCACTGAGCTTCAGTCGCGTCCTACCTCCAAGGTTTCCCTCAAGGCTCGTGAGATCATGATCCAGTGTGCTCTTCCCTCGCTCGAAGAGCGAACCGCTCAGATGGAGCACATCCTCCGCTCTTCCGTCATCGAGTCGCGATATGGTGAGACTGGTTGGGACCACCGAGAGCCTAGCCTTGAAATCATCAAGGAGGTCGTTGACTCCAAGTACACCGTCTTCGATGTCTTGACCATGTTCTTCGCTCACGACGATCCTTGGGTGTCCCTGGCCTCTCTTGAGGTCTACGTTCGCCGAGCTTACCGTGCGTACATCCTCAAGCAGATTGAGTACCACCAGGATGAGAACGATGCTCCCCAGTTCGTTTCTTGGGACTTCCAGCTTCGAAAGCTTGGACAGTCTGAGTTCGGTCTTCCTCTGCAGTCTGCTGCTCCTTCTACTCCTGCTACCCCTAGCGGAGGCGAGTTCAACTTTAAGCGAATCCACTCGATCAGTGATATGTCTTATCTTACTGGCAAGTGGGAGGACGAGCCTACACGAAAGGGTGTCATTGTTCCTTGCAAGTACATCGACGATGCTGAGGACCTTAttgccaaggctcttgaggctcttgcccttgagcagaagcagaagaagaagaacaccCCCGGAACTCCCGGTCTCATCCCCGACCTCAGCGGTAAGCGCAAGCCTGCCCAGCCGAAGCAGCACGAGGAAGAGCTCTCCGCTGTTATCAACGTCGCCATCCGCGATCTCGAGAGCCGCGATGACCGTGAGGCCCTCGAGGACATTCTCCCTATCGTCGAGCAGTTCAAGGATGAGCTCCTTGCTCGTGGCGTTCGTCGCCTGACATTCATCTGCGGTCACAGCGATGGTTCTTACCCTGGTTACTACACCTTCCGTGGACCCGAGTACAAGGAAGATGACAGTATCCGCCACAGCGAGCCTGCTCTTGCTTtccagcttgagcttgctcGTCTCAGCAAGTTCCACATCAAGCCCGTCTTCACTGAGAACAAGAGTATCCACGTTTACGAGGGTATTGGCAAGAACGTGGACACTGATAAGCGATACTTCACCCGTGCTGTCATCCGACCCGGTCGTCTCCGAGATGAGATCCCTACTGCTGAGTATCTCATTTCTGAGGCTGATCGCGTTGTCAACGATATCTTCGATGCGCTCGAAATTATCGGCAATAACAACTCTGATCTGAACCAGGTATTTATCAACTTCTCTCCTGTGTTCCAGCTTCAGCCCaaggaggtcgaggagaGTCTTCAGGGCTTCCTTGACCGATTCGGTATCCGTGCTTGGAGACTCCGTATCGCCCAGGTCGAGATCCGCATCATCTGCACTGACCCTCTGACTGGCGAGCCTTACCCTCTTCGTGttgtcatcaccaacacctcTGGTTACGTTGTCGATGTCGACATGTACGCCGAGCGCAAGTCGGAGAAGGGCGAGTGGGTCTTCCACAGCATTGGCGGTACCCACGAGAAGGGTCCTATGCACCTGATGCCCGTTTCTACCCCCTATGCCACCAAGAACTGGCTCCAGCCCAAGCGTTACAAGGCTCATCTTATGGGAACTCAGTACGTCTACGATTTCCCCGAGCTCTTCCGACAGGCTATCCAGAACACCTGGGTCAAGGCCGTCAAGGCTCAGCCTAGCCTGGCTTCCCAGCAGCCTAAGACCGGCGACTGCATTAGCTTCACTGAGCTTGTTCTCGACGACAAGGACAGCCTCGATGAAGTCAACCGCGAGCCTGGTACCAACACCTGTGGTATGGTCGGTTGGATCTTCAGGGCCCGCACCCCTGAATACCCCAACGGCCGTCGCTTCATCGTCATTGCCAACGATATCACCTACAAGATTGGTTCATTCGGTCCTAAGGAAGATGACTTCTTCCACAAGTGCACTGAGCTTGCTCGCAAGCTGGGTATTCCCCGTATCTACCTCTCTGCTAACTCCGGTGCtcgtcttggccttgctgaTGAGCTTATGGGCCACTTCAAGGTTGCTTGGAACAACCCCGAGAAGCAGGATTCTGGCTTCAAGTACCTCTACCTCGacgaggagaccaagactcGCTTCGAGAAGGACGTCATCACCGAGGAGGTCTCCGAGGATGGTGAGAAGCGACACAAGATCGTCACCATCATTGGTAAGGAGGATGGTCTCGGTGTTGAGTGTCTGCGAGGCTCTGGTCTCATTGCTGGTGCCACCAGCCGCGCCTACAACGACATCTTCACCGTCACTCTTGTCACTTGCCGATCCGTTGGTATTGGTGCCTACCTCGTCCGTCTTGGTCAGCGTGCTGTCCAGATTGAGGGCCAGCCCATCATCTTGACAGGTGCCCCTGCTCTCAACAACCTGCTTGGTCGTGAGGTCTACACCTCTAACCTTCAGCTTGGTGGCACTCAGATCATGTACCGCAATGGTGTTTCTCACATGACCGCCAACGATGACTTTGCTGGTGTCTCCAAGATCGTCGAGTGGATGTCATTCGTCCCCGAGAAGCGCAACAGCCCTGTCCCTGTCAGCCCTAGCGTTGATGACTGGAACCGTGACATTACCTACTTCCCTCCCCAGAAGCAGCCTTATGATGTCCGATGGATGATCAGTGGTCGCGAGGGCGAGAACGGTTTCGAGTCTGGTCTCTTCGATAAGGACTCTTTCGTTGAGGCTCTCGGTGGCTGGGCCAagactgttgttgttggtcgtGCTCGTCTCGGTGGTATTCCTATGGGTGTTATCGCTGTTGAGGTCCGATCTGTGGAGAACATCACTCCTGCTGACCCTGCCAACCCTGACTCTATCGAGCAGGTTAGCAACGAGGCCGGTGGTGTCTGGTACCCCAACTCCGCCTTCAAGACTGCCCAGGCTATCAATGACTTCAACAATGGCGAGCAGCTTCCTCTCATGATCCTTGCCAACTGGCGTGGTTTCTCTGGTGGTCAGCGCGACATGTACAACGAGGTCCTCAAGTACGGTTCTTTCATCGTCGATGCCCTCGTCAAGTACGAGCAGCCCATCTTCATCTACATTCCTCCCTTCGGTGAGCTCCGTGGTGGATCTTGGGTCGTTGTCGATCCTACCATCAACTCCACTGCCATGGAGATGTACGCCGATACCGAGGCCCGCGGTGGTGTTCTTGAGCCTGACGGTATCATTGGTATCAAGTACCGCAAGGACAAGCAGGTCCAGACCATGGCCCGCATGGATCCTACCTATGCCggtctcaagaagcagctcgagGATTCTAGCTTGTCCACGGAGGAGGCCGACGAGAttaagaagaagatggccatCCGTGAGAAGCAACTGCTGCCCGTGTACGCCCAGATTGCCGTGCAGTTCGCTGATCTCCACGACCGTGCTGGCCGCATGAAGGCCAAGGGTGTCGTCCGTGATGTTCTTGAGTGGACCAACGCTCGACGCTTCTTCTACTGGCGTCTTCGCCGACGTCTCAACGAGGAGTACATCCTCCGCCGCATGACTtccaccatcatcagcacTTCGCACAGCCAGACTGCTACCAAGAACACGGAGACTCGTGACAGATACCTGCACCTTCTCCGCAGCTGGTCAGGCATTGTTGACTGGGAGAAGAATGATCAGGCAGTTACTGAGTGGTACGAGACTGAGCGCAAGACCATCAGCGAGAAGGTCGAGACGCTAAAGTCTGAGGTGTTGGCAGCCGAGGTTGCCAGCGTTGTCCGTGGCCATGCTAAGGCTGGATGGACTGGTGTTCGTGAGGTGCTCAGAGTCATGCCCGTTGAGGAGCGGGAGCAGATTCTCAAGTACCTCCAGCAGTAA